One window of Sulfurospirillum sp. 1612 genomic DNA carries:
- a CDS encoding transposase: MNCIYCHHPKLYTLKTGQLKCSKCGKKFSPKKIEKNHKIIKAFCENLSAREASITLGFNYLTVKNRYELFRMLIANFAQEAYIDKDVLEYDEYLYLEKSKKKVEENIFDSQNFLTFHYEDKIFNLPMPSLHKYKDDFLQDGAQKSYFKELSKFMMFNKIAKIQNIDNLITKFWVFFEASIVRYKGIRAENFFYYLKEIEFKFNYSQEEQEAILQQLYNQETTDT, encoded by the coding sequence ATGAATTGTATTTATTGTCATCATCCAAAACTCTATACTTTAAAAACGGGACAATTAAAATGTAGTAAATGTGGTAAAAAATTCAGTCCTAAGAAAATTGAAAAAAACCACAAAATCATCAAAGCTTTCTGCGAAAATCTTAGCGCAAGAGAAGCGAGTATCACACTAGGTTTTAATTATCTCACGGTTAAAAATCGCTACGAACTCTTTAGGATGCTCATCGCCAATTTTGCACAAGAGGCTTATATCGACAAAGATGTATTGGAGTATGATGAATATCTCTATTTGGAAAAGAGTAAAAAAAAGGTAGAAGAAAATATTTTTGATTCACAAAACTTTTTGACTTTTCACTATGAAGACAAAATCTTCAATCTACCCATGCCCAGTTTGCACAAGTACAAAGATGACTTTCTCCAAGATGGCGCACAAAAATCCTATTTCAAAGAGCTCTCAAAGTTCATGATGTTCAATAAAATCGCCAAAATCCAAAACATCGATAATCTTATCACAAAATTTTGGGTCTTTTTTGAGGCATCCATTGTGCGCTATAAAGGTATCAGGGCTGAGAATTTTTTCTACTATCTCAAAGAAATCGAATTCAAATTCAACTACTCACAAGAAGAACAAGAAGCGATTTTACAACAACTCTACAATCAAGAAACTACTGACACGTAA
- the cbiM gene encoding cobalt transporter CbiM: protein MHIADGYLSPETVVVSFAVAIPLWVYAFRKLKAKMNEETIPVLGALSALSFVIMMFNIPIPGGTSGHAVGATLIAIMIGPWVSFIAVSLVLLIQAVVFGDGGISALAVNALGMGLIASFSGYYLFELLKKYKFAPFIAGYTSLVFASFFVALILGIQPLFWSHDGTPLYFPFDLKVTIPMMVGGHLLFGIAEGIFTQVVYALLKKEKKVTYEI from the coding sequence ATGCACATAGCTGATGGATATCTTTCTCCTGAAACCGTAGTCGTTTCTTTTGCGGTTGCTATCCCATTGTGGGTTTATGCATTTCGTAAATTAAAAGCGAAAATGAACGAAGAGACGATTCCTGTCTTGGGTGCTCTGAGTGCTTTGAGCTTTGTTATCATGATGTTTAATATTCCCATTCCTGGGGGTACAAGCGGACACGCGGTGGGGGCGACTTTGATCGCCATCATGATTGGGCCTTGGGTCTCTTTTATTGCGGTGTCTTTAGTCTTGTTGATTCAAGCAGTCGTATTTGGAGACGGGGGCATTTCAGCACTGGCTGTCAATGCGCTAGGTATGGGATTGATTGCTTCATTTAGTGGCTATTATTTGTTTGAACTCCTTAAAAAATATAAGTTTGCTCCTTTTATCGCTGGATACACTTCTTTAGTTTTTGCTTCCTTTTTTGTTGCACTTATTTTGGGTATCCAGCCTCTTTTTTGGTCTCACGATGGCACGCCACTTTATTTTCCTTTTGATTTGAAAGTTACCATACCGATGATGGTAGGGGGACACTTGCTTTTTGGAATTGCCGAGGGGATTTTTACACAAGTTGTGTATGCATTGTTAAAGAAAGAGAAGAAGGTGACTTATGAAATCTAA